The DNA window CCCGCCGCCGACAGCGACAACACCATCTGTTCGTGTCTGATGGGAACACTGTTTGGCGACGAGAACCAATGTCAAGCTGACGACGATGATAACGATGACGACGACAAACCGAAGTGCAATTTCGGCCCCTGCTATTGCCAACCACGGAAGACTCTCTTGCAGTGGAGCTACGGTACGACGTTTTCCGGCGGGCCGCCGGGCATGGATGAGCCGCTGGTGAGCGATCGTCCCGACTTCACCGAAGCCTCCGTCACCGTCGGCCGCGGTGTGTATCAAGTGGAAATGGGTTACACTTTCACGCTCGACCGTTCCGGCGGCACTCACTCCGCGCAGCATTCGTTTCCGGAAATGCTCTGGCGAATCGGCCTGTTTGCGGAGTGGTTCGAATTTCGCATTCAATACAACTACGGTGCCAGCGACATGACGGTGCTCGGTGTGCCCGCGACGCCGCGACAATTTGGATCACAAGATCTTTATCTCGGCACAAAAATAGGCCTCACTCCGCAAGAGGGAATCTTGCCCGAAATGGTCATTATTCCACAAATGACCGTTCCCAGCGGTAGTGCGTCGCAAACCGCCGGTGAAGTGATGCCGGGGCTGAACTGGTGTTACGGGTGGGAACTGAACGACCTGATTGGAGTCGGCGCCAGCACGCAACTCAATCGAAC is part of the Pirellulales bacterium genome and encodes:
- a CDS encoding transporter gives rise to the protein MGTLFGDENQCQADDDDNDDDDKPKCNFGPCYCQPRKTLLQWSYGTTFSGGPPGMDEPLVSDRPDFTEASVTVGRGVYQVEMGYTFTLDRSGGTHSAQHSFPEMLWRIGLFAEWFEFRIQYNYGASDMTVLGVPATPRQFGSQDLYLGTKIGLTPQEGILPEMVIIPQMTVPSGSASQTAGEVMPGLNWCYGWELNDLIGVGASTQLNRTIDDAGNIYSQFAQSITIGYTLTKKLGAYTEWFCFVPNGRTVAQVQHYIDGGFAYHVTNNFQLDIRAGVGLNEPADNMFAGAGSVMRF